From a single Lactococcus carnosus genomic region:
- a CDS encoding manganese-dependent inorganic pyrophosphatase, giving the protein MSKILVFGHQNPDTDAIGSSYAFAELSRLRGLDTAEVVALGDVNEETAFALGYFGVPAPRVVTSAKAEGADQVILTDHNEFQQSISDIRDVTILGVVDHHRVANFETQAPLFMILEPVGSASSIVYRQFKADGREIPKATAGLLLSGLISDTLLLKSPTTHETDVKVAEDLAKIAGVDLETYGLALLKAGTNLATKPADVLIDIDAKTFELNGHSVRVAQVNTVDIPEVLARQSEIEAAIKAAMQANDYSDFVFMITDIVNSNSEILALGQNSDKVEAAFNFELKDNHAFLAGAVSRKKQVVPQLTESFSK; this is encoded by the coding sequence ATGTCTAAAATTTTAGTTTTTGGCCACCAAAATCCGGATACAGATGCGATTGGGTCATCTTATGCCTTTGCAGAACTATCACGCTTACGCGGCCTTGATACGGCTGAAGTCGTTGCACTTGGTGATGTAAACGAAGAAACTGCCTTTGCATTGGGCTACTTCGGCGTACCAGCGCCACGTGTTGTCACGTCTGCTAAAGCAGAGGGTGCTGATCAGGTAATTTTGACAGACCACAATGAATTCCAACAGTCTATCTCAGATATTCGCGATGTGACGATTTTAGGTGTTGTAGACCATCACCGTGTTGCGAACTTTGAAACGCAAGCACCATTATTTATGATTTTGGAACCAGTTGGTTCAGCATCATCTATCGTTTATCGTCAGTTCAAGGCTGATGGTCGTGAAATCCCTAAAGCAACAGCTGGTTTGCTCTTGTCTGGCTTGATTTCAGATACTTTGCTTCTAAAATCACCAACAACGCATGAAACAGATGTAAAAGTTGCTGAGGACTTAGCTAAAATCGCAGGTGTAGACCTTGAAACGTATGGCCTTGCCCTACTCAAAGCAGGGACTAATTTGGCGACAAAACCAGCCGACGTACTGATTGACATCGATGCCAAGACATTTGAATTAAATGGTCACAGTGTGCGTGTTGCACAAGTAAATACCGTTGATATTCCTGAAGTACTAGCGCGCCAATCTGAAATTGAAGCAGCAATTAAGGCAGCAATGCAAGCTAATGACTACTCTGATTTTGTCTTTATGATTACAGACATCGTCAATTCAAACTCTGAAATTTTAGCCCTAGGTCAAAATAGTGACAAGGTTGAAGCTGCGTTTAACTTTGAGCTAAAAGATAATCATGCTTTCTTGGCTGGTGCAGTCTCACGTAAAAAACAAGTAGTCCCACAATTAACTGAGTCATTTAGCAAATAA
- the mgtA gene encoding magnesium-translocating P-type ATPase, translating to MEKKTKAFELQQLALQSTKQLYEAYTTSSDGLTASEAKARLESFGMNIVAAQNPIPAWKIWLNALKDPFVIVLLLLAFVSVITNDYEAALVMSLMVICSVSISFYQEYASQKTSINLREMIENTAAVIRDGQQQEIPMDEVVPGDIVKLHTGDMIPADGVLLTSNDLFINQSSLTGESLPVEKMPLIENNQDAFSKKSAVDLPNLLFMGTDVLSGQGLILILKTGQATFFGDIAQSATGSKADTAFEVGLKKVSALLLKMIAILFPVVFVLNVFTKHDVSNAFFFAIAVAVGLTPEMLPMIVNSNLAKGAQRLAKEKVIVKKLSAIQNLGAMDILCTDKTGTITEDRVVLMHYVDPFGNENEAVLNYAYLNSKYQTGWRNLMDVAVLDYFSREKKQLPFENISKIDEIPFDFSRRRLSVALSIADEKVMITKGAVEEMAEVCDSVLINGEKIALTPELIEQMKAVNVKMNQDGMRVITVAQKSIQSDTINISDEKELTILGFIGFLDPAKASAITAISSLQAHGVTVKVLTGDNAIVAQKVCVDVGINAEHYLLGTDIDQMSDAALTDQAERVHLFAKLNPMQKERVIKLLKQNGHTVGFMGDGINDAPSLRTADVGISVDTAADITKDASTIILLEKSLEVLEVGVQEGRRVFVNMMKYIKITLSSNFGNVFSILIASAFLPFLPMLSMQLLVQNLIYDVAQLAIPWDNVDPEEIEKPVTWNMKNLVHFTVLIGPVSSVFDVLTFIILYFGFHYNTVASQGAFQSGWFAVGLITQTLALHILRTKKLPFIKSRASLPVFITTGGVFIAGGLLSMTSLGHFFDLTHLPVNYWLIFPFIIIGYLIVLQVAKRIYQKSA from the coding sequence ATGGAAAAAAAGACAAAAGCATTTGAATTGCAACAACTTGCCTTGCAATCGACAAAGCAATTGTATGAAGCTTATACGACGTCCTCAGACGGGTTAACAGCGTCTGAAGCCAAAGCTCGCTTGGAAAGCTTTGGTATGAATATTGTCGCCGCTCAAAATCCGATACCTGCTTGGAAAATTTGGCTGAATGCACTCAAAGATCCCTTTGTTATCGTCTTATTGCTGTTGGCATTTGTATCTGTTATAACCAATGATTACGAAGCTGCTCTTGTCATGAGCTTGATGGTCATTTGTTCCGTATCTATCAGTTTTTACCAAGAATACGCCAGTCAAAAGACCAGTATCAACTTGCGTGAGATGATTGAAAACACGGCAGCAGTAATCCGTGATGGTCAGCAACAAGAAATCCCTATGGATGAGGTTGTACCTGGAGACATCGTCAAGTTGCATACAGGGGATATGATCCCAGCAGATGGCGTTTTATTAACATCAAATGACTTATTCATTAACCAAAGCTCGCTTACAGGTGAGTCTCTACCAGTCGAAAAAATGCCACTCATAGAGAATAATCAAGATGCCTTCTCTAAGAAATCAGCTGTTGATTTACCCAATCTTTTATTTATGGGAACAGATGTCCTTAGTGGGCAAGGCTTGATTCTTATCTTGAAAACTGGACAAGCAACATTTTTCGGTGATATTGCGCAAAGTGCGACAGGTAGCAAGGCTGATACGGCATTTGAAGTTGGACTGAAAAAAGTCAGTGCGCTACTCTTAAAAATGATTGCGATTTTATTTCCAGTTGTTTTTGTTCTGAATGTGTTTACAAAACATGATGTTAGTAATGCCTTTTTCTTTGCTATTGCTGTAGCGGTAGGGCTAACACCTGAGATGCTACCGATGATTGTCAACTCAAACTTGGCAAAAGGTGCACAAAGACTTGCTAAAGAAAAAGTCATCGTCAAAAAATTGTCAGCGATTCAAAATCTAGGTGCGATGGATATTCTGTGTACGGATAAAACGGGTACGATTACAGAAGACCGTGTTGTCCTGATGCACTATGTTGATCCTTTTGGTAACGAAAATGAAGCAGTACTGAATTATGCCTATCTTAATTCTAAATACCAAACAGGCTGGCGGAACCTGATGGATGTGGCTGTACTGGATTATTTTTCAAGAGAAAAGAAACAACTCCCTTTTGAGAATATCAGTAAAATCGATGAAATTCCTTTTGATTTTTCACGTCGTCGCTTATCTGTAGCCTTGTCTATAGCGGATGAAAAAGTGATGATTACTAAAGGAGCTGTTGAAGAAATGGCTGAGGTTTGTGATTCAGTACTTATCAATGGTGAAAAAATAGCCTTAACACCGGAGCTTATCGAGCAGATGAAGGCTGTGAATGTTAAGATGAATCAAGATGGCATGCGCGTCATCACAGTCGCACAAAAATCAATTCAAAGTGATACGATTAACATCTCAGATGAAAAGGAGTTAACAATTCTAGGCTTTATTGGATTTTTAGATCCAGCAAAAGCATCAGCTATCACAGCAATTTCATCATTACAGGCACATGGTGTCACCGTAAAAGTACTAACTGGAGATAATGCAATCGTTGCACAAAAAGTCTGTGTGGATGTTGGCATCAATGCGGAACACTATCTTTTAGGAACTGACATTGATCAAATGAGTGATGCAGCATTGACTGATCAAGCTGAGCGTGTTCACTTATTTGCTAAGTTAAATCCGATGCAAAAAGAGCGCGTGATCAAGTTACTTAAGCAAAATGGTCATACAGTCGGTTTCATGGGAGATGGTATCAATGATGCCCCTTCTTTAAGAACAGCAGATGTCGGAATTTCAGTAGATACTGCTGCAGATATTACAAAAGATGCCAGTACAATCATCCTGCTAGAAAAAAGCCTGGAAGTCTTAGAAGTAGGTGTGCAAGAAGGACGCCGTGTCTTTGTCAACATGATGAAGTATATCAAGATAACCCTTAGTTCAAATTTTGGGAACGTCTTCTCTATTCTGATTGCTAGCGCCTTCTTACCTTTCTTACCGATGCTATCCATGCAACTTTTAGTGCAAAATCTAATCTATGATGTTGCCCAGTTAGCCATTCCATGGGATAACGTTGACCCTGAAGAAATCGAAAAACCGGTGACTTGGAACATGAAAAATTTAGTTCATTTCACGGTCTTAATTGGTCCAGTCAGCTCAGTTTTTGATGTCTTGACCTTTATCATTCTTTATTTTGGCTTTCACTATAACACAGTCGCTAGTCAAGGTGCCTTCCAAAGTGGCTGGTTTGCGGTTGGCTTGATTACGCAAACACTTGCACTTCACATTTTACGTACTAAGAAATTGCCTTTTATCAAGAGCCGAGCAAGTCTACCAGTATTTATCACAACAGGTGGTGTATTTATCGCAGGTGGGTTATTAAGCATGACATCTCTTGGTCATTTCTTTGATTTAACACATCTCCCAGTAAATTATTGGCTAATCTTCCCGTTCATTATTATCGGGTATCTGATCGTGCTACAAGTTGCCAAAAGGATTTATCAAAAAAGTGCCTAA
- a CDS encoding winged helix-turn-helix transcriptional regulator, protein MRKTYQQMIKCHCDAANTLAIIGGKWKLLLLNHLLQDERGFNELSRLLKGITPHTLSKDLKELIEDGLVVKTILQEMPPKTSYALTDKGRELDLILTEIKKFGHKYPIMLAKED, encoded by the coding sequence ATGAGAAAAACATACCAACAAATGATTAAGTGTCACTGTGATGCAGCCAATACCCTCGCCATAATCGGCGGGAAATGGAAGTTGTTACTGCTCAATCATCTCTTGCAAGATGAAAGAGGATTTAATGAATTAAGTCGTTTATTAAAGGGGATTACCCCGCATACCTTAAGCAAGGATTTAAAAGAGCTGATTGAAGATGGGCTGGTTGTCAAAACAATCCTACAAGAGATGCCACCAAAAACAAGTTATGCCTTAACCGATAAAGGAAGAGAATTAGACCTCATACTGACAGAAATTAAAAAGTTTGGTCATAAATATCCAATTATGCTGGCTAAGGAAGATTAG
- the gndA gene encoding NADP-dependent phosphogluconate dehydrogenase: MTQANFGVVGMAVMGRNLALNIESRGYKVAIFNRSREKTEDVIASHPDKQFVPSYDIASFVKSIEKPRRIMLMVQAGPGTDATIQNLLPHLDKGDILIDGGNTFYKDTERRNAELADSGINFIGTGVSGGEKGALEGPSIMPGGQKEAYELVKDVLEEISAKAPEDGKPCVTYIGPAGAGHYVKMVHNGIEYGDMQLIAESYDLMQRLLGLNASDMQAVFAEWNKGELDSYLIEITTDILTHQDDQGQEGPVVDYILDAAGNKGTGKWTSQSALDSGVPLPLITESVFARYISTYKEERVAASKVLKAPDFKFEGDKAELIEKIRQALYFSKIMSYAQGFAQLRVASKDNDWDLPFGEIAAIWRAGCIIRARFLQKITDAYGRDEDLANLLLDEYFIDITAKYQHAVREVVAIAVQAGVPVPTFSSAIAYFDSYRSENLPANLIQAQRDYFGAHTYERKDKPGIFHYSWYDEK; encoded by the coding sequence ATGACGCAAGCAAATTTTGGTGTAGTTGGTATGGCAGTGATGGGTCGTAATCTGGCGCTTAACATTGAATCACGTGGTTACAAGGTCGCAATTTTTAATCGGTCTAGAGAAAAAACGGAAGATGTGATTGCTTCGCATCCAGATAAACAGTTTGTGCCAAGTTATGATATTGCTTCATTTGTGAAGTCGATTGAAAAACCGCGTCGTATCATGTTGATGGTTCAAGCAGGTCCTGGGACAGATGCAACCATTCAAAATCTTTTACCACATTTGGATAAAGGCGATATTTTGATCGATGGTGGGAATACATTCTATAAAGATACTGAGCGTCGTAATGCTGAACTAGCAGATTCAGGTATTAATTTTATTGGTACAGGTGTCTCTGGTGGTGAAAAAGGTGCGCTAGAAGGGCCGTCTATCATGCCTGGCGGTCAAAAAGAAGCCTACGAACTTGTTAAAGATGTTTTAGAAGAAATTTCGGCTAAAGCACCAGAAGATGGCAAGCCTTGTGTAACTTATATCGGGCCTGCTGGCGCCGGTCACTATGTCAAAATGGTGCATAATGGGATTGAGTATGGCGATATGCAATTAATTGCAGAGTCATATGATCTGATGCAACGCTTACTTGGTCTTAATGCATCTGATATGCAAGCTGTTTTTGCGGAGTGGAATAAAGGCGAGCTTGATAGCTATCTGATCGAGATTACAACAGATATTTTGACGCATCAAGATGATCAAGGTCAAGAAGGCCCGGTTGTTGATTATATCTTAGATGCTGCTGGTAATAAAGGGACTGGTAAATGGACAAGCCAATCAGCGCTTGATTCAGGTGTCCCATTACCTTTGATTACAGAATCCGTATTTGCCCGTTATATTTCGACATACAAAGAAGAGCGTGTCGCGGCAAGTAAAGTTTTGAAAGCACCTGACTTTAAGTTTGAAGGTGACAAAGCTGAGTTGATTGAAAAAATTCGTCAAGCGCTTTACTTCTCTAAAATCATGTCTTATGCCCAAGGGTTTGCACAATTACGCGTTGCATCTAAGGATAACGATTGGGACTTACCTTTTGGTGAAATTGCTGCTATCTGGCGTGCTGGATGTATCATCCGTGCACGTTTCCTACAAAAAATTACAGATGCTTATGGTCGCGATGAAGATCTAGCAAATCTTTTGCTGGATGAATACTTCATCGATATCACAGCAAAATATCAGCATGCTGTTCGTGAGGTTGTTGCCATTGCTGTTCAAGCAGGAGTGCCGGTTCCGACATTCTCAAGTGCTATTGCCTACTTCGATAGTTATCGCTCAGAGAATTTGCCTGCAAATCTAATTCAGGCACAACGTGATTACTTTGGTGCGCATACCTATGAACGTAAAGATAAACCTGGTATCTTCCACTACTCTTGGTATGATGAGAAATAA
- a CDS encoding bacteriocin immunity protein — protein sequence MSNKLSWFSGGGERSQEAVVIIDALVSDLASQPTTEPLKQVLRHYRDELVQRASSVPMILSRMNLDISRTLTQNGIVLTTSQSSQLKAITALSNIRYGY from the coding sequence ATGTCAAATAAATTATCCTGGTTTTCAGGTGGGGGAGAGCGGTCGCAGGAGGCTGTTGTGATAATTGACGCTCTAGTCAGTGACTTAGCCAGTCAGCCTACTACTGAGCCGTTAAAACAGGTATTAAGGCACTACAGGGATGAGTTAGTGCAACGTGCATCATCGGTTCCGATGATTTTAAGTCGGATGAATTTGGATATATCACGAACTCTAACACAAAATGGGATTGTCCTAACCACGTCGCAGTCCAGTCAGTTAAAAGCTATAACTGCCTTATCCAATATCAGATATGGCTATTAA
- a CDS encoding YceD family protein, with amino-acid sequence MKWSLQELNKKKSVTFEDDLDLKQNLMSRDSEILDVSKIAVQGRLDADGGVYALNFTAKFELTMPSSRSLTPVILPMEMTISELFTTAAFFEENQENLDADMLFVLEKDVIDLEEAVSDNILLDLPLRVLTDEEKTSEILPTGSSWQVLSEADYARLQAEEIVTDKETPFSKLDGLFD; translated from the coding sequence ATGAAATGGTCTTTACAAGAATTAAATAAAAAGAAGTCAGTTACGTTTGAAGATGATCTTGATTTGAAACAAAATTTGATGTCACGAGACTCAGAAATTTTGGACGTATCTAAGATAGCAGTTCAAGGCCGCCTGGATGCAGATGGTGGTGTATACGCTTTAAATTTCACAGCTAAATTTGAGTTGACGATGCCATCAAGCCGTAGCCTGACGCCAGTTATCTTGCCTATGGAGATGACCATATCGGAGCTATTTACAACTGCCGCATTTTTTGAGGAGAATCAAGAAAATCTCGATGCAGATATGCTCTTTGTTTTAGAAAAAGACGTGATTGATTTAGAAGAGGCAGTCTCTGATAATATCTTATTAGATCTACCTTTGCGTGTGCTTACAGATGAAGAAAAAACGTCAGAGATATTACCGACAGGGTCATCTTGGCAGGTTTTGTCAGAAGCGGATTATGCCAGATTACAAGCAGAAGAAATCGTAACGGATAAAGAGACACCTTTTTCTAAATTAGATGGCCTATTCGATTGA
- a CDS encoding NADPH-dependent oxidoreductase: MTHAVPNLTEHVSVRDFKDIPLSPEIKAQLCLAARSASSSHFVQSFSIIEITDMTLRSQLADITESAPYVKQTGAFYVFVADLYRQSTLLTKQGKSLDGLSNMESLLVSIVDTTIAAQNMVVAAETMDLGICYIGGIRNDVEKVADLLNLPKYTLPLFGLTIGIPNSKNKVKPRLLAKNQVSENSYPTAQFADLSEYDDLSKAYYADRDTNQKTSSWSQQNVAFFQTIRRPEIADFLKKQGFSLT, from the coding sequence ATGACACATGCCGTACCCAATTTAACAGAACACGTTTCTGTCAGAGATTTCAAGGACATCCCATTATCACCTGAAATCAAAGCACAACTATGTCTTGCAGCGCGTAGCGCCTCATCTTCTCATTTTGTGCAATCATTTTCAATCATAGAGATCACAGATATGACACTTAGATCGCAGTTAGCTGATATTACTGAGAGTGCACCCTACGTCAAACAAACAGGGGCGTTTTACGTATTTGTAGCTGATTTATATCGCCAATCAACCCTACTCACTAAACAGGGAAAATCGTTAGATGGTCTATCAAATATGGAATCTTTGCTCGTCAGCATCGTCGATACCACAATCGCCGCCCAAAATATGGTTGTTGCAGCTGAAACAATGGATTTGGGCATCTGCTATATCGGCGGTATTCGCAATGATGTCGAAAAAGTTGCCGATCTCCTAAACCTACCTAAGTACACACTCCCTTTATTTGGGTTAACAATCGGCATACCAAATAGCAAAAATAAGGTTAAACCTAGATTGTTAGCTAAAAACCAAGTTAGCGAGAACAGTTATCCAACAGCCCAATTTGCTGATCTAAGTGAGTATGATGACCTAAGCAAAGCCTATTATGCTGACAGAGATACAAATCAAAAGACGAGTTCTTGGTCACAACAAAATGTTGCATTTTTTCAAACGATTAGACGTCCTGAAATTGCTGATTTTCTAAAGAAACAAGGCTTTAGTTTGACTTAA
- a CDS encoding peptidase domain-containing ABC transporter, which translates to MKKISPVLQMSSTECGLCVTIMMMDYYGVAINIHDITKFFSIGRDGSSIKDLKTIFAHYNFKSFLYNVKNSLSQIQPQALPCIAYKSRGHFVVIETISTNNVTILDPVIGRVKISKTELDREYKNIILKIEPDDNFKKMNTRGNEFYIIKEALVSNKSLLYKLGIVTVLVYAITLLIPILLKKVVDIFLMTNVLNSQIKIISLSILVSSIAYLMINKIKLLFSVNLSVSIDKFLTNKVISKLFKNKFEYFITRTSSDIQYRLALLKGLKTIISTVIIQTILDIGSMIVIFVYIASIQIAYSLILLLFTIIVITLSLLIRNKMLLYKNKELSADNKLQVLQYDIFRSIFDVKVLGLSQTKHKVWKEYYSDYISAHKTSQLFLSNYQNVLSYVTIYFPIFIPLVGIWISGTVNNNQIGTIISLQSLTGIYVSGLISISQLTDNFTSLKSYITRINDVLMQEDEINRSKKINFRGNIEVKNLSFKYPGGKESILSNISFSIREGEEVAIVGESGSGKSTLFYILLGAYDNYEGQIMYDGVNFQELSKDNFREQISVVPQNPLLFSGTIRENLIQDSYYDDKYIYEVLSKVSMSEFIKSLPMGLDTLISENGFNISGGQKQRIALARSIINKSSIFFLDEATSLYRWVQEVK; encoded by the coding sequence ATGAAAAAAATTAGCCCAGTTTTACAAATGAGTAGTACAGAGTGTGGACTATGTGTGACCATAATGATGATGGATTATTATGGAGTAGCTATAAATATTCATGATATTACTAAATTTTTCTCTATTGGTAGAGATGGTTCGAGTATCAAAGATTTAAAGACAATTTTTGCTCATTATAATTTTAAATCTTTTCTTTATAATGTGAAGAACAGTTTATCTCAGATACAGCCTCAAGCTCTTCCGTGTATTGCTTATAAATCGAGAGGTCACTTTGTTGTTATCGAAACTATAAGTACTAACAATGTGACAATATTAGATCCAGTTATAGGAAGAGTAAAGATTTCAAAAACAGAATTGGATAGAGAATATAAGAATATTATATTAAAAATAGAGCCTGATGATAATTTTAAAAAAATGAATACAAGGGGAAATGAATTTTATATCATAAAAGAAGCGCTTGTTTCAAATAAAAGTTTACTATATAAACTTGGTATAGTAACAGTTTTAGTATATGCAATTACTTTACTTATTCCTATTCTTTTAAAAAAAGTAGTAGATATTTTTTTAATGACAAATGTTTTGAATAGTCAAATTAAGATTATCTCATTATCAATTTTGGTTAGTAGTATTGCATATTTAATGATAAATAAAATAAAGCTGCTTTTTAGTGTTAATTTATCAGTTTCAATTGATAAATTTTTAACTAATAAAGTTATAAGTAAACTTTTTAAAAATAAATTTGAATATTTTATTACTAGAACTAGTTCGGATATTCAGTACAGATTAGCTCTACTGAAGGGCTTGAAAACGATAATAAGTACTGTTATTATCCAGACAATACTTGATATTGGGTCTATGATAGTAATATTTGTTTATATAGCTAGTATTCAAATAGCTTATTCATTGATCCTATTGTTATTTACGATAATTGTAATAACATTAAGCCTGTTAATACGTAATAAAATGCTTTTGTATAAAAATAAAGAACTTTCAGCAGATAATAAGCTTCAAGTTTTACAATACGATATTTTTAGATCAATATTTGATGTAAAGGTTCTTGGGTTAAGTCAAACAAAGCATAAAGTATGGAAGGAATATTATTCGGATTATATTTCTGCTCACAAGACTAGTCAATTGTTCTTGTCAAATTATCAGAATGTATTATCTTATGTCACTATTTATTTTCCAATATTTATTCCTCTAGTAGGAATTTGGATTAGTGGTACTGTAAATAATAATCAAATTGGAACAATAATATCATTGCAATCCCTTACGGGTATATACGTTTCCGGTCTAATATCTATCTCTCAGTTAACTGACAATTTTACTAGTCTTAAGTCTTATATAACTAGAATTAATGATGTGTTAATGCAAGAAGATGAGATTAATAGATCTAAAAAGATAAATTTTAGAGGGAATATTGAGGTTAAAAACCTATCTTTTAAATATCCTGGCGGTAAGGAAAGCATTTTAAGTAATATTTCATTTTCTATTAGAGAGGGAGAGGAGGTAGCGATTGTAGGAGAGAGTGGTTCAGGTAAATCGACATTATTCTATATACTTTTGGGAGCATACGATAACTATGAAGGACAAATAATGTATGATGGAGTAAATTTTCAAGAACTTAGCAAAGATAATTTTAGAGAACAAATAAGTGTAGTCCCGCAAAACCCCTTGCTATTTAGTGGGACCATACGAGAAAATCTTATACAAGATTCTTATTATGATGATAAATATATTTATGAAGTTCTAAGCAAAGTTTCAATGAGTGAATTTATAAAATCTCTTCCTATGGGACTCGACACCTTAATATCAGAGAATGGATTTAATATCTCGGGAGGACAAAAGCAACGAATTGCACTAGCTAGATCTATCATTAATAAGAGTTCTATATTTTTTCTAGATGAAGCAACTAGTCTCTATCGTTGGGTTCAAGAAGTTAAATAA
- a CDS encoding response regulator transcription factor — MVKKILIIEDEKQLARFVSLELEHEGYSVVVRHDGRSGLEAAMAQDWDMILLDLMLPELDGFEVARRLRNEKQTPITMMTARDSTMDKVAGLDIGADDYITKPFAIEELLAHLRANFRRQDREIQKRKKTDGTTFRDLTINKKNRQVERGGEVIDLTKREYDLLTTLMKNVNDVVTREQLVQNVWGYDEGTETNVVDVYIRYLRNKLDQDGKDSYIQTVRGLGYMLRENN, encoded by the coding sequence ATGGTAAAGAAAATTCTTATTATTGAAGATGAAAAACAATTAGCACGATTTGTGTCACTTGAACTAGAACATGAGGGGTACAGTGTTGTTGTACGTCATGATGGTCGTAGTGGTCTTGAAGCAGCGATGGCTCAAGATTGGGATATGATCCTCTTAGACTTGATGTTACCTGAGTTAGACGGATTTGAAGTTGCCCGTCGCTTACGTAATGAGAAACAAACACCGATTACGATGATGACTGCGCGTGATAGTACCATGGATAAAGTAGCTGGTCTTGACATTGGTGCAGATGACTACATTACAAAACCGTTTGCCATTGAAGAATTACTGGCGCATTTACGTGCTAATTTCCGTCGTCAAGATCGTGAAATTCAAAAGCGTAAAAAAACTGATGGGACAACCTTCCGTGATTTGACGATTAATAAAAAGAATCGTCAAGTAGAACGTGGTGGAGAAGTGATCGACTTGACAAAACGTGAGTATGATTTATTGACGACACTGATGAAAAATGTCAATGATGTTGTGACGCGTGAACAACTTGTTCAAAACGTATGGGGATATGATGAAGGAACAGAGACAAACGTTGTTGATGTTTATATTCGTTACCTACGTAACAAATTAGATCAAGATGGTAAAGATTCATATATTCAAACAGTTCGTGGGTTAGGTTACATGTTACGTGAAAATAACTGA